A single window of Salvelinus namaycush isolate Seneca chromosome 11, SaNama_1.0, whole genome shotgun sequence DNA harbors:
- the LOC120055797 gene encoding calponin-2-like isoform X1, which translates to MSGSSFNRGPAYGFSAEVKSKIAGKYDPQREEELRVWIEDVTGCVIGEDFQKGLKNGVILCELINKLQPGSVKKINSSTMNWHQLENITNFIKSIQTYGLKPHDIFEANDLFESGNMTQVQSTLLSLAGTAKTKGCQSRVDIGVKYADKQERLFDEEKMKAGHCVIGLQMGTNKCASQAGMNAYGTRRHLYDPKAHILPPMDNSTISLQMGTNKGASQAGMTAPGTRRAIYDQKLGTDKCDNSTMSLQMGSNAGANQSGQNFGLGRQIYDAKYCPKNEEEVNGAGADYVANYQDEGYQKYKDDTVPVYQEEGTDY; encoded by the exons ATGTCTGGCTCATCATTTAACAGAGGTCCTGCCTATGGGTTTTCTGCAGAAGTCAAAAGCAAG attgCCGGAAAGTATGACcctcagagagaggaggagctaaGGGTCTGGATCGAGGATGTGACAGGATGTGTTATTGGGGAGGACTTCCAGAAAGGCCTGAAAAATGGTGTCATCCTGTGCGA aCTGATCAACAAACTTCAACCTGGCTCTGTGAAAAAGATCAACTCGTCCACCATGAATTGGCATCAG CTGGAGAACATCACCAACTTCATCAAATCCATCCAAACGTACGGCCTGAAGCCCCATGATATCTTTGAGGCCAATGACCTCTTTGAGAGTGGGAACATGACCCAGGTCCAGAGCACCCTGTTGTCTCTTGCTGGCACG GCCAAGACCAAGGGCTGCCAGTCCCGAGTGGACATTGGGGTGAAGTACGCAGACAAACAGGAGAGGCTATTCGACGAGGAGAAGATGAAGGCCGGACATTGTGTCATCGGACTGCAG ATGGGGACGAATAAGTGTGCCAGCCAGGCGGGCATGAATGCATACGGCACCAGGAGGCACCTTTACGACCCCAAGGCTCACATCCTGCCCCCCATGGACAACTCTACCATCAGTCTGCAAATGGGCACCAACAAGGGGGCCAGCCAG gctggcatGACAGCTCCAGGAACCCGCCGTGCCATCTACGACCAGAAGCTGGGCACAGACAAGTGTGACAACAGCACCATGTCGCTGCAGATGGGCTCCAACGCAGGCGCCAACCAGAGTGGGCAGAACTTTGGCCTGGGTCGTCAGATCTACGACGCCAAGTACTGCCCCAAGAATGAGGAGGAGGTGAACGGGGCCGGGGCCGACTATGTTGCCAACTACCAAGACGAGGGTTACCAAAAATACAAAGATGACACGGTGCCGGTGTACCAAGAAGAGGGGACGGATTATTAA
- the LOC120055797 gene encoding calponin-2-like isoform X2 has translation MSGSSFNRGPAYGFSAEVKSKIAGKYDPQREEELRVWIEDVTGCVIGEDFQKGLKNGVILCELINKLQPGSVKKINSSTMNWHQLENITNFIKSIQTYGLKPHDIFEANDLFESGNMTQAKTKGCQSRVDIGVKYADKQERLFDEEKMKAGHCVIGLQMGTNKCASQAGMNAYGTRRHLYDPKAHILPPMDNSTISLQMGTNKGASQAGMTAPGTRRAIYDQKLGTDKCDNSTMSLQMGSNAGANQSGQNFGLGRQIYDAKYCPKNEEEVNGAGADYVANYQDEGYQKYKDDTVPVYQEEGTDY, from the exons ATGTCTGGCTCATCATTTAACAGAGGTCCTGCCTATGGGTTTTCTGCAGAAGTCAAAAGCAAG attgCCGGAAAGTATGACcctcagagagaggaggagctaaGGGTCTGGATCGAGGATGTGACAGGATGTGTTATTGGGGAGGACTTCCAGAAAGGCCTGAAAAATGGTGTCATCCTGTGCGA aCTGATCAACAAACTTCAACCTGGCTCTGTGAAAAAGATCAACTCGTCCACCATGAATTGGCATCAG CTGGAGAACATCACCAACTTCATCAAATCCATCCAAACGTACGGCCTGAAGCCCCATGATATCTTTGAGGCCAATGACCTCTTTGAGAGTGGGAACATGACCCAG GCCAAGACCAAGGGCTGCCAGTCCCGAGTGGACATTGGGGTGAAGTACGCAGACAAACAGGAGAGGCTATTCGACGAGGAGAAGATGAAGGCCGGACATTGTGTCATCGGACTGCAG ATGGGGACGAATAAGTGTGCCAGCCAGGCGGGCATGAATGCATACGGCACCAGGAGGCACCTTTACGACCCCAAGGCTCACATCCTGCCCCCCATGGACAACTCTACCATCAGTCTGCAAATGGGCACCAACAAGGGGGCCAGCCAG gctggcatGACAGCTCCAGGAACCCGCCGTGCCATCTACGACCAGAAGCTGGGCACAGACAAGTGTGACAACAGCACCATGTCGCTGCAGATGGGCTCCAACGCAGGCGCCAACCAGAGTGGGCAGAACTTTGGCCTGGGTCGTCAGATCTACGACGCCAAGTACTGCCCCAAGAATGAGGAGGAGGTGAACGGGGCCGGGGCCGACTATGTTGCCAACTACCAAGACGAGGGTTACCAAAAATACAAAGATGACACGGTGCCGGTGTACCAAGAAGAGGGGACGGATTATTAA